In one Hypomesus transpacificus isolate Combined female chromosome 18, fHypTra1, whole genome shotgun sequence genomic region, the following are encoded:
- the LOC124480872 gene encoding L-rhamnose-binding lectin CSL2-like, translating into MRIISRNAMSLCLTLGALILLACCMSTGAVTTDICEGQQTTLNCGSSVINVVSANYGRTDSVTCISGRPANQISKTDCINPKTFLLVASICNGKKSCYLVASNSVFSDPCYGTYKYLDVTYTCIPPTTGDSGNEETEKEMEAAVTVVTGSSAEIVTGKTVICEGQMTTLNCGSSLIHVVSANYGRTDSVTCISGRPANQIRKTDCINTAISLSLVVSICNGKKSCSLVASNYVFSDPCYGTYKYLDVTYTCIPPRKTVICEGQRTTLNCGSSLIHVVSANYGRTDSVTCISGRPANQIRKTDCINPKTFPLVASICDRKKSCSLVASNSVFSDPCYGTYKYLDVTYTCIPQ; encoded by the exons ATGCGTATAATATCTAGAAACGCCATGAGTCTCTGTCTCACGCTGGGTGCTCTGATCT TGCTGGCATGTTGCATGTCTACAGGAGCAG TGACGACAGACATCTGTGAAGGTCAGCAGACCACCCTGAACTGTG GGAGTTCTGTAATCAACGTGGTCAGTGCCAACTATGGACGCACAGACAGTGTGACCTGCATCTCTGGTcgtccagccaatcagattaGTAAGACCGACTGCATCAACCCCAAAACCTTCCTGTTGGTGGCTAGCAT ATGCAATGGAAAGAAAAGCTGTTATCTGGTTGCCTCCAactctgtgttctctgatccCTGTTATGGAACCTACAAATACCTGGATGTTACCTACACCTGCATTCCCCCAA CCACAGGTGACTCTGGGAATgaggagactgagaaagagatggaggcagctGTGACggtggtgacagggtccagtgcAGAGATTGTGACAG GGAAGACAGTGATCTGTGAAGGTCAGATGACCACCCTCAACTGTG GCAGTTCTTTGATCCACGTGGTCAGTGCTAACTATGGACGCACAGACAGTGTGACCTGCATCTCTGGTcgtccagccaatcagattaGAAAGACCGACTGCATCAACACGGCTATATCACTGTCATTGGTGGTGAGCAT ATGCAATGGAAAGAAAAGCTGTTCTCTGGTTGCCTCCAACTATGTGTTCTCTGATCCCTGTTATGGAACCTACAAATACCTGGATGTTACCTACACCTGCATTCCCCCAA GGAAGACAGTGATCTGTGAAGGTCAGCGGACCACCCTCAACTGTG GCAGTTCTTTGATCCACGTGGTCAGTGCTAACTATGGACGCACAGACAGTGTGACCTGCATCTCTGGTcgtccagccaatcagattaGAAAGACCGACTGCATCAACCCCAAAACCTTCCCGTTGGTGGCTAGCAT aTGTGATAGAAAGAAAAGCTGTTCTCTGGTTGCCTCCAactctgtgttctctgatccCTGTTATGGAACCTACAAATACCTGGATGTTACCTACACCTGCATTCCCCAA TGA